One genomic window of Luteitalea pratensis includes the following:
- a CDS encoding Ku protein: protein MAARATWKGHLKLSLVTIPIRVFPATDAHATISFNQLHEVCQTRIQQKKWCPHCEREVANGEIVKGYEFSKGRFVTVTEEDLSKVRPESTRLINLTQFTTVDQIDPIYFERPYYLAPDGNVAAEAFAVIREGMQGKAGIGKLALYGREYIVAVQPREKGLVMYTLRSADEVRSMSQIEELENVPAKLKPEEVKLAQQVIGTFEGDLDIKSFHDTYQEALRSLIDAKVSGEEIVETEEEAPAKVVDLMEALRRSLETVSAGKKTPAKATLSSGKSDATAKKTRKRA from the coding sequence ATGGCAGCACGAGCAACGTGGAAGGGACATCTCAAGCTGAGTCTGGTGACGATCCCGATCCGGGTATTCCCGGCGACGGACGCGCACGCGACGATCAGCTTCAACCAGCTCCACGAGGTCTGCCAGACGCGTATCCAGCAGAAGAAGTGGTGCCCGCATTGCGAGCGCGAGGTCGCCAACGGCGAGATCGTGAAAGGTTACGAGTTCTCGAAAGGGCGCTTCGTGACTGTCACCGAGGAAGATCTCTCGAAGGTGCGTCCCGAGTCGACGCGTCTCATCAACCTAACGCAGTTCACCACCGTCGATCAGATCGATCCGATCTACTTCGAGCGGCCGTACTACCTCGCGCCGGATGGCAACGTTGCTGCCGAGGCGTTCGCGGTGATCCGTGAGGGGATGCAGGGCAAGGCAGGCATCGGCAAGCTCGCGCTCTACGGCCGCGAGTACATCGTCGCCGTGCAGCCGCGCGAGAAGGGGCTGGTGATGTACACGCTGCGCTCGGCCGACGAGGTGCGCAGCATGTCGCAGATCGAGGAACTGGAGAACGTGCCGGCGAAGCTGAAACCCGAGGAGGTCAAGCTCGCGCAGCAGGTGATCGGGACGTTCGAGGGCGACCTGGACATCAAGAGCTTCCACGACACCTACCAGGAGGCATTGCGGAGCCTGATCGACGCCAAGGTCTCCGGCGAGGAGATCGTCGAGACCGAGGAAGAAGCGCCGGCCAAGGTCGTGGACCTGATGGAGGCCCTGCGCCGTAGCCTCGAGACCGTCAGCGCCGGCAAGAAGACTCCCGCCAAGGCCACCTTGAGCTCCGGCAAGTCGGATGCGACCGCGAAGAAGACCAGGAAGCGCGCATAG
- a CDS encoding TerC family protein, with amino-acid sequence MIESLTAVWPEMLALSDVAPAAAAAPVAPLWSVASLISLATLASLEIVLGIDNVIFIAILSGRLPKDQQPKARKLGIAMAVISRLALLLAISWVMGLTRPLIELGSTGISGKQLILLLGGLFLIGKATYEIHDKLEGEEGHHGPGGSKAGVSLAGVVAQIMLIDIVFSLDSVITAVGMTPHVPIMMVAVVLAAGVMLIFAGPISDFVQKHPTMKMLALAFLILIGVMLVGEAFGQHIDKGYIYFAMAFSVLVELLNLRLRRKSTTPVVLHHSSMPGES; translated from the coding sequence GTGATCGAGTCGTTGACCGCCGTGTGGCCCGAGATGCTCGCGCTGAGCGACGTGGCCCCCGCGGCTGCCGCCGCACCTGTGGCGCCCCTCTGGAGCGTCGCAAGCCTGATTTCGCTGGCCACGCTCGCCTCGCTCGAGATCGTGCTCGGCATCGACAACGTCATCTTCATCGCGATCCTGTCCGGCCGGCTGCCGAAGGATCAGCAACCGAAGGCCAGAAAACTCGGCATCGCCATGGCTGTGATTTCGAGGCTGGCGCTCCTGCTCGCGATCTCGTGGGTGATGGGGCTGACGCGGCCGCTGATCGAGCTGGGCAGCACGGGCATCTCGGGCAAGCAGCTGATCCTGCTGCTTGGCGGGCTGTTCCTCATCGGCAAGGCCACCTACGAGATCCACGACAAGCTCGAGGGCGAGGAAGGACACCACGGTCCCGGCGGCAGCAAGGCTGGCGTGAGCCTGGCGGGCGTCGTCGCCCAGATCATGCTGATCGACATCGTCTTTTCACTCGACTCGGTGATCACCGCGGTCGGGATGACGCCGCACGTGCCGATCATGATGGTCGCGGTCGTGCTCGCGGCCGGCGTCATGCTGATCTTCGCCGGCCCGATCAGCGACTTCGTGCAGAAGCATCCGACGATGAAGATGCTGGCGCTGGCGTTCCTGATCCTGATTGGCGTGATGCTGGTGGGCGAGGCGTTCGGCCAGCACATCGACAAGGGCTACATCTACTTCGCGATGGCCTTCTCGGTCCTCGTCGAGCTGCTGAACCTGCGGCTGCGCCGCAAGAGCACGACGCCGGTGGTACTGCATCACTCGTCGATGCCGGGAGAGTCATGA
- a CDS encoding DUF6526 family protein, with the protein MSDQNYANHAHRPVPTVIGFACWIVAVVGFTAMGRGYPWGPKMAWAGVLFCLLVLLSIGRTYTTKLQDRVILLEERLRASALLTPDQQRRFSQLSAKQVAALRFASDAEFATLFEQAVSGNMKPDAIKRAVRDWRPDPHRT; encoded by the coding sequence ATGAGCGACCAGAACTACGCCAACCACGCCCATCGTCCGGTGCCGACCGTGATCGGCTTCGCCTGCTGGATCGTGGCGGTGGTCGGCTTCACCGCGATGGGGCGCGGCTACCCGTGGGGACCGAAGATGGCGTGGGCCGGCGTGCTGTTCTGCCTGCTGGTGCTGTTGTCGATCGGGCGTACGTACACGACCAAGCTGCAGGATCGCGTGATCCTCCTCGAGGAACGCCTCCGGGCCAGCGCGCTGCTCACGCCCGACCAGCAGCGCCGGTTCTCGCAGCTCTCGGCCAAGCAGGTGGCGGCGCTGCGCTTCGCGTCCGACGCGGAGTTCGCGACGCTGTTCGAGCAGGCTGTCTCGGGCAACATGAAGCCGGACGCGATCAAGCGCGCCGTCCGCGACTGGCGGCCAGACCCGCACCGCACGTAG
- a CDS encoding protein kinase domain-containing protein: MRTDRGLTDLAATLADGQAVDWAALEAELGSEAERALFRQLRVIADIAELHRSIPDEDGLDESALTATPAGDTEPEPEPSRGLATTPVGDAAAADEVDLGTWGPYRLLRALGPGTLGRVVRATDHLHRDVVIRFLPTPSAPEVAVAFLATGQALARVRHPNAVEVYGAEQHDDQTGLVMEFVDGRSLDQVVVTQGTFSAREAALVGWELCRAVAALHREGLAHGLLSPDNIVREAGGRLVLMDVWPQGVPIEALDLEAGTLPFLAPEVVSGDPPSGRSDIYGLGVVLFYLVSGAYPVRASSLGDLAGHYERGERTPLADLRPDLPDDFIRIVERACDPDPDRRYSTIAGVKEALSRTLGWDTWTRKQPVVTAAIADTPSSSTAPLALATPIPTAPPRPPTPYGLVAVAVAAIAIGGFVAWSLLPRITGLLRQSASLGVRGAGATTGTPAEVRLALGSATGADPALTPLVIEQLAQDLSSSPPFRVIAPVAVEPMLGQPAAAIMHAVDADVYVDVAVTRRGTGMQARLDVVRAGGQTQSIQEAMTGITPLREFTATLTQRVVTELAATEPGTRPTLRTELPLDNPEAMQAYTLGQARLGRGGRKEVEEAAESFRSATEAAPEFVLAYAKWAEALLSLYRHNALRADEALPLAQSVISKALSLDDRSAEAYAALGDLYAERHNLEQSERHFRRALSLNPSCEYARIRFAMLLAGRGRVEEAVEQVDQAQKLNQRSSLLRGYLGATLHYARRFDEAARTYETLLRLDSQYTAAHIGLCKAYTELRRSAEALAACQSVGAERAAEDPFVQSQLVKIHHDAGRPREAQQALTQLRLLYDARPTGDGAFWIALAYVSLGDTPHALEWLDKSIDANSSRLAYARVDSRLDPIRRDPRFIARMARIDKGTPVVDDPPARPPASR; the protein is encoded by the coding sequence ATGCGCACTGATCGCGGGCTCACGGATCTGGCCGCTACGCTCGCCGATGGCCAGGCAGTGGACTGGGCCGCGCTCGAAGCCGAACTCGGCAGCGAGGCTGAGCGCGCGCTGTTTCGGCAACTCCGCGTGATCGCGGACATCGCCGAACTCCACCGCAGCATACCGGACGAGGATGGGCTCGACGAGTCCGCCCTGACCGCGACGCCGGCCGGCGACACCGAGCCCGAACCGGAACCATCCCGTGGGCTTGCGACGACCCCGGTCGGGGACGCTGCGGCGGCCGACGAGGTCGATCTCGGTACCTGGGGACCCTACCGCCTGCTTCGGGCCCTTGGCCCCGGCACGCTCGGCCGCGTCGTTCGCGCCACCGATCACCTGCATCGCGATGTCGTGATTCGTTTCCTCCCGACGCCGTCGGCACCGGAAGTGGCTGTGGCGTTTCTCGCGACCGGTCAGGCCCTCGCACGGGTCCGGCATCCCAATGCCGTCGAGGTCTACGGCGCCGAGCAACACGACGATCAGACCGGCCTGGTGATGGAGTTTGTCGACGGCCGCAGCCTCGACCAGGTCGTCGTCACCCAGGGCACGTTCAGCGCCCGCGAGGCTGCCCTCGTCGGATGGGAATTGTGTCGTGCGGTGGCGGCGCTGCATCGCGAAGGGCTCGCTCACGGGCTGCTCTCGCCCGACAACATCGTCCGCGAGGCGGGTGGCCGGCTCGTGCTGATGGATGTGTGGCCGCAGGGCGTGCCGATCGAGGCGCTCGACCTGGAGGCTGGCACGCTGCCGTTCCTGGCGCCGGAGGTGGTGTCTGGCGACCCGCCCTCGGGCCGCAGCGACATCTACGGCCTCGGGGTCGTGCTGTTCTACCTGGTGTCGGGTGCGTACCCGGTGAGGGCGTCGTCGCTCGGCGACCTCGCCGGGCACTACGAGCGTGGCGAGCGGACGCCGCTGGCCGATCTCCGGCCCGATCTGCCCGACGACTTCATTCGCATCGTCGAGCGGGCCTGCGATCCCGATCCCGACCGACGCTACTCGACCATCGCGGGGGTCAAGGAGGCGCTGTCGCGGACGCTCGGTTGGGACACCTGGACGCGAAAGCAGCCGGTGGTCACCGCCGCGATCGCCGACACGCCGTCGAGTTCGACGGCGCCACTGGCCCTGGCGACGCCCATCCCGACGGCGCCACCGCGACCGCCGACGCCGTACGGACTGGTCGCGGTTGCCGTCGCCGCGATCGCCATCGGCGGATTCGTGGCGTGGTCGCTGCTGCCGCGCATCACCGGTCTGCTCAGGCAGTCAGCGTCGCTGGGCGTGCGCGGCGCCGGGGCGACGACCGGGACGCCCGCCGAGGTCCGCCTGGCGCTCGGGAGTGCGACTGGGGCCGATCCGGCGTTGACGCCCCTGGTCATCGAGCAGCTCGCGCAGGACCTCAGTTCGTCGCCGCCGTTTCGGGTGATCGCGCCTGTCGCCGTCGAGCCGATGCTCGGTCAGCCGGCGGCGGCCATCATGCACGCCGTCGACGCCGACGTGTACGTGGACGTGGCGGTGACGCGCCGCGGCACCGGCATGCAGGCGCGCCTCGACGTCGTGCGCGCAGGCGGCCAGACGCAGTCCATCCAGGAGGCCATGACCGGCATCACGCCGTTGCGCGAGTTCACCGCGACGCTGACGCAGCGGGTGGTCACGGAACTGGCAGCGACCGAGCCAGGTACGCGGCCGACGCTGCGCACCGAACTGCCACTCGACAACCCCGAGGCGATGCAGGCCTACACCCTCGGGCAGGCGCGTCTGGGTCGCGGCGGCCGCAAGGAGGTCGAGGAGGCCGCCGAGTCGTTCCGCAGTGCGACCGAGGCGGCGCCGGAGTTCGTCCTGGCGTATGCGAAATGGGCCGAAGCGCTGCTGTCGCTGTACCGGCACAACGCGCTGAGGGCCGACGAGGCGCTGCCGCTGGCGCAGAGCGTGATCTCCAAGGCCTTGAGCCTGGACGATCGCAGCGCCGAGGCCTACGCGGCACTCGGGGATCTCTATGCGGAGCGGCACAACCTCGAACAGTCCGAGCGGCACTTCCGGCGTGCCCTCTCGCTCAACCCGAGCTGCGAGTACGCGCGCATCCGGTTCGCCATGTTGCTGGCGGGACGTGGCCGCGTGGAAGAAGCCGTGGAGCAGGTGGATCAGGCGCAGAAGCTGAACCAGCGGTCGTCGCTGCTGCGCGGCTACCTGGGCGCAACGCTGCACTACGCGCGCCGGTTCGACGAGGCGGCCCGCACGTACGAGACGTTGCTGCGCCTCGACTCGCAGTACACCGCGGCGCACATCGGCCTGTGCAAGGCGTACACCGAATTGCGGCGATCGGCCGAGGCATTGGCGGCCTGCCAGAGCGTCGGCGCCGAGCGAGCGGCGGAAGATCCGTTCGTCCAGTCGCAGCTCGTGAAGATCCATCACGACGCGGGACGTCCGCGGGAAGCGCAGCAGGCGCTGACGCAACTGCGTTTGCTTTACGATGCCCGGCCGACTGGCGACGGAGCATTCTGGATCGCGCTGGCTTACGTCAGCCTCGGCGATACGCCGCACGCCCTTGAGTGGCTCGACAAGTCGATCGATGCGAACTCGTCACGGCTGGCTTACGCACGTGTCGATTCGCGCCTCGATCCGATTCGCCGCGATCCACGCTTCATCGCCCGCATGGCGCGCATCGACAAGGGGACCCCGGTCGTCGACGACCCGCCGGCCCGCCCGCCCGCCAGCCGGTGA